One genomic segment of Microcoleus sp. FACHB-831 includes these proteins:
- a CDS encoding ATP-binding protein translates to MHPPDLTLPPQLFAQAFPFHFVFKSDRTIVQSGEVLQRLIPQIIGSQLERCFQIKRPIIQNVNFAAISKQSHSIFTLKSLHSEMILKGQMMPVTDSEVIFFLGSPVVTEISQLNQLGIKLKDFAIHDSVTDFLFLLQAKSNLMDELTEQQDKLKDALREKEAIAALAEARAKTVEQAIENLQKTQSQLIQAEKMSGLGQMMAGIAHEVNNPLNFINGNLSHINNYVKDLISLLNLYQKHFPQASPEILNYMKEIDLEFLLEDLPCLVSSVEMGGHRIRDIILSLRNFSRLDEAEQKNVDLHEGIESTLLILNHKLKHNIEVVRDYGSLPKVLCYPAQLNQVFMNIISNAADELLETDIKYKQIAIQTSVNELNYACIRIQDNGKGIPTEIQKKIFTPFFTTKPIGKGTGLGLSISYQIIEKHHGTIEVISEVGKGTEFTIKIPLS, encoded by the coding sequence ATGCACCCTCCCGATCTGACTTTGCCGCCTCAATTGTTTGCTCAAGCTTTTCCATTTCATTTTGTGTTTAAGAGCGATCGCACAATCGTACAATCGGGAGAGGTTTTGCAGAGGCTTATTCCTCAAATCATCGGGTCACAACTTGAGCGGTGCTTCCAGATTAAGCGTCCCATTATTCAAAATGTTAATTTTGCTGCCATTAGTAAGCAATCTCACAGTATCTTTACGCTGAAATCACTTCATAGTGAAATGATTCTAAAAGGGCAGATGATGCCTGTTACTGACAGCGAGGTTATTTTTTTTCTGGGTTCCCCGGTTGTTACGGAAATTAGCCAGTTAAACCAACTAGGAATTAAATTAAAAGACTTTGCAATTCACGACTCTGTTACCGATTTTCTCTTTCTTTTACAAGCAAAGAGTAACTTGATGGACGAACTGACAGAGCAGCAGGACAAATTAAAAGATGCTTTGAGAGAAAAAGAGGCGATCGCTGCCCTGGCAGAGGCGAGAGCTAAAACCGTAGAACAGGCGATCGAAAACTTACAGAAAACTCAATCGCAACTTATTCAGGCTGAAAAAATGTCTGGACTGGGGCAAATGATGGCAGGGATTGCCCATGAGGTCAACAACCCGCTTAACTTTATCAACGGTAATCTTAGCCACATAAACAACTATGTTAAGGATTTAATAAGCCTGCTCAACCTCTATCAAAAACACTTTCCTCAAGCCTCTCCTGAAATCCTTAATTACATGAAGGAAATCGACTTAGAATTTTTGCTGGAGGATTTACCCTGTCTCGTGTCATCTGTAGAAATGGGGGGTCATCGCATTAGAGATATTATTTTGTCATTACGAAACTTTTCTAGATTAGATGAAGCAGAACAAAAAAATGTGGACTTACATGAAGGAATTGAGAGTACATTATTAATTTTAAATCACAAGCTGAAGCATAATATTGAAGTTGTTAGAGACTATGGAAGCCTGCCAAAAGTTTTGTGCTATCCAGCCCAGCTAAATCAAGTTTTTATGAATATTATTTCCAATGCTGCTGATGAATTATTGGAGACGGATATAAAATATAAACAGATTGCGATCCAAACCAGTGTAAATGAATTGAATTACGCCTGTATTCGCATTCAAGATAATGGGAAGGGCATTCCTACTGAAATTCAAAAGAAAATTTTTACTCCATTTTTTACGACCAAGCCTATTGGCAAAGGGACAGGATTAGGGCTATCAATTAGCTATCAAATTATTGAAAAGCATCATGGTACAATCGAGGTAATCTCTGAGGTGGGAAAGGGAACCGAATTTACTATTAAAATTCCACTTTCCTAA
- a CDS encoding type II toxin-antitoxin system HicB family antitoxin: MPEFSDRVSEAKRDLRCCVSADRVVMPCTHGKTREEAIHNGEEVIDMYLEAWQAEGESIPEPSTLQIA, encoded by the coding sequence ATTCCAGAGTTTAGCGATCGCGTCAGCGAAGCGAAGCGCGATCTGCGCTGCTGCGTCAGCGCAGATCGCGTTGTTATGCCTTGCACTCATGGCAAAACTCGTGAAGAAGCAATTCATAACGGTGAAGAAGTAATTGATATGTACTTGGAAGCTTGGCAAGCCGAAGGTGAATCTATTCCTGAACCGAGTACGCTGCAAATTGCCTAA
- a CDS encoding heme NO-binding domain-containing protein has protein sequence MYGLVNKAIHDMVCSRFGEETWKEILHKSEVEVDAFISMESYPDDVTHRLVKAASLVLGLSASEIMQAFGEFWVQYTAEEGYGELMEMSGDTLPEFLENLDDLHTRIGVSFPKLQPPSFTCEEVEEQTLHLHYYSHREGLAPMVLGLVQGLGTRLDTDVVVTQIQTKSEGADHDEFSIQYKPH, from the coding sequence ATGTACGGCTTAGTCAACAAAGCAATTCACGATATGGTTTGTAGTCGCTTCGGTGAAGAAACCTGGAAAGAGATTCTCCATAAGTCTGAGGTCGAGGTGGATGCATTCATCAGCATGGAGTCTTACCCCGATGATGTCACCCACAGACTTGTAAAAGCTGCAAGTCTTGTTTTGGGTTTATCTGCTTCAGAAATCATGCAAGCTTTTGGAGAGTTCTGGGTTCAATACACCGCTGAAGAAGGGTATGGGGAACTGATGGAAATGAGCGGTGATACGCTTCCCGAATTTTTAGAGAACCTGGACGATCTCCATACTCGCATTGGAGTCAGTTTTCCGAAACTACAGCCTCCATCCTTCACCTGTGAGGAAGTTGAAGAACAAACGTTGCACCTCCACTATTATTCACACCGAGAGGGATTAGCTCCAATGGTCTTGGGATTGGTGCAAGGATTGGGGACACGTTTAGATACGGATGTCGTCGTTACTCAGATTCAAACCAAGTCTGAAGGTGCAGACCATGATGAGTTCTCGATTCAGTATAAGCCTCACTGA
- a CDS encoding cupin domain-containing protein, which yields MSTTRIFNSSKFFQPTDGEPVRSIVTESKDAIIVAWYIKPGQEIPAHMHPNGQDTWTVLSGRGEYYLDKSGTTKPIVAGDVVVAYTGCVHGVFNNGDEPFVFISVVSPADAGYQLVSLKDSLTLHS from the coding sequence ATGAGTACGACCAGGATATTCAACAGTTCTAAATTTTTTCAGCCTACGGACGGGGAGCCTGTTCGTTCAATTGTTACGGAATCCAAAGATGCCATCATTGTAGCCTGGTACATCAAACCGGGACAGGAAATTCCCGCGCATATGCATCCTAACGGGCAAGATACGTGGACTGTTTTGAGCGGGAGAGGGGAATATTATCTGGATAAATCAGGCACTACGAAGCCAATCGTTGCAGGGGATGTGGTAGTTGCTTATACCGGATGCGTGCATGGAGTATTCAACAACGGTGATGAGCCATTTGTTTTTATTTCAGTTGTGTCGCCAGCCGATGCGGGGTATCAACTTGTCTCCTTAAAAGATTCTTTGACCCTCCATTCCTAA